One part of the Candidatus Kouleothrix ribensis genome encodes these proteins:
- a CDS encoding ABC transporter permease subunit, whose translation MQISTSSAGNERAAQPRPAAWPLRWRVARQIAAQELRDALFGWSFYLTMALGPLLSALFIYNSLNFVAASGLLILARPFFVPMLIVTTLAALYLAAWATLAIARPRDQGALRVLFFAPVDAYGVIGGHLLAGIAIYTMIMLGGVALLALFAWLTNLPFPPLLLVGALLSPLFAATAAAIGLVISASAASSRSAMFFFGATLLVVLAIPIGYTALLSVPPTSRYYDALLFLRGLVRTLRDLLNWISPYALLSASLDAALRASWADLLARLAAGLAGGIAWAALAIWALRRRGVLP comes from the coding sequence ATGCAAATCAGCACTTCTTCGGCTGGGAACGAGCGCGCCGCCCAGCCCAGGCCGGCAGCCTGGCCGCTGCGCTGGCGCGTGGCCCGCCAGATCGCAGCCCAGGAGCTGCGCGACGCGCTGTTCGGCTGGTCGTTCTATTTGACGATGGCGCTTGGCCCGCTGCTGAGCGCGCTGTTCATCTACAACTCGCTGAACTTCGTGGCCGCGAGCGGCCTGCTGATCCTGGCGCGGCCGTTCTTTGTGCCCATGCTGATCGTCACCACGCTGGCGGCGCTGTACCTGGCGGCATGGGCCACGCTGGCAATCGCACGCCCGCGCGACCAGGGTGCGCTGCGCGTGCTGTTCTTCGCGCCGGTCGATGCGTATGGCGTGATCGGCGGGCACCTGCTGGCCGGGATCGCGATCTACACCATGATTATGCTGGGCGGCGTGGCGCTGCTGGCGCTGTTTGCATGGCTGACCAACCTGCCATTCCCGCCGCTGCTGCTGGTTGGCGCACTGCTCTCGCCGCTGTTCGCGGCCACGGCCGCCGCGATCGGCCTGGTGATCTCGGCCAGCGCGGCCTCGAGCCGCAGCGCGATGTTCTTCTTCGGCGCGACGCTGCTGGTGGTGCTGGCGATCCCGATCGGCTACACCGCGCTGCTGAGCGTGCCGCCCACCAGCCGCTACTACGATGCACTGCTGTTTCTGCGCGGGCTGGTACGCACGCTGCGCGACCTGCTGAACTGGATCTCGCCCTATGCGCTGCTGAGCGCCAGCCTCGACGCGGCACTGCGCGCCAGCTGGGCGGATTTACTGGCGCGGCTGGCGGCCGGCCTGGCCGGCGGCATCGCCTGGGCCGCGCTGGCGATCTGGGCGCTGCGGCGCCGGGGAGTGCTGCCATGA
- a CDS encoding IS982 family transposase yields MITDFDDFCTWMFVLIDDIWQVIGPLYRRPGPVSDCSDSELLTMAIVGECREWDKETNLIGEWQNYRHLFPVIPERTRFNRRRRNLMGAIDHLRRMVLRVLDVAQDGQCVIDSLPVPVVQFHLVPASTGDWDAHGAAFGRCATKKQTIYGYRLHLLITLGGAIVDFELTSANADDRDAARDMLPSHPGLTVIGDKGYISAELAAQLWEQYRICLLTLPRANQHDQLPPEVRRLINQVRQIIETVNDQLTEQFQIETNHAQSFWGLCARLSTKLTAHTLCLYLNRLLGNPEWLRIKALAFPNIRA; encoded by the coding sequence ATGATAACCGATTTTGATGACTTCTGCACCTGGATGTTCGTGCTGATTGACGACATCTGGCAGGTGATCGGCCCCTTGTACCGCCGACCCGGTCCGGTAAGTGATTGTTCGGATAGTGAACTGCTGACTATGGCGATTGTCGGCGAGTGCCGGGAATGGGATAAGGAGACCAATCTGATTGGCGAGTGGCAAAATTATCGGCATCTGTTCCCCGTCATTCCTGAGCGAACACGCTTCAATCGGCGCCGTCGCAATTTGATGGGGGCGATCGATCACCTGCGCCGCATGGTGCTGCGGGTGCTGGATGTGGCGCAGGACGGGCAATGCGTCATTGACAGCTTGCCCGTGCCGGTGGTGCAGTTCCATCTGGTGCCGGCTTCGACGGGCGACTGGGATGCCCACGGTGCCGCGTTTGGGCGGTGTGCCACGAAAAAGCAGACCATTTATGGCTATCGGTTGCACCTGCTGATTACGCTTGGCGGCGCGATCGTGGACTTCGAACTGACCAGTGCCAATGCCGATGACCGCGATGCTGCCCGCGACATGTTGCCCTCCCATCCAGGGTTGACGGTGATTGGCGATAAAGGCTACATCAGTGCCGAATTGGCCGCACAGTTGTGGGAGCAGTACCGGATCTGCTTGCTGACATTGCCACGGGCCAATCAGCACGACCAACTCCCGCCGGAGGTGCGGCGGCTGATCAATCAAGTCCGCCAGATTATTGAGACGGTGAATGATCAACTGACCGAGCAATTCCAGATTGAGACCAATCACGCACAGAGCTTTTGGGGGCTGTGTGCGCGCTTGTCCACCAAGTTGACCGCCCATACGTTGTGTCTCTATCTCAATCGGTTGCTTGGCAACCCGGAATGGTTGCGCATTAAGGCACTCGCATTTCCGAACATCCGTGCGTAA
- a CDS encoding amidohydrolase family protein has translation MPDQADLLLVNGVVVTMDASWSVFERGAVAVRGRDIIAVGPAEQLAARYQAAEVVDCAGCAIMPGLINAHTHIPMSLLRGLVADIQLDVWLFGYMFPVESTFVDPNFSYVGSLLSCAEMIRGGTTTFCDMYYFEDQVARAADETGMRAICSQTVMRMPTPDAASYEEGLSRARRFVAEWRDHGRVIATIAPHAPYTCTDEIYREAVALCREYGVPLVTHLSETAREVVESRQQRGMTPIAYAQAMGAFDVHCIGAHCIHATEDDILLLQHHGAGAVPCPSSNLKLASGVGPYQRFIAAGVKTGLGTDGPASNDDQDMWTEIHLAALLPKGLSGDPTVVPAREALALATCRGAQAIGLEQLVGSLEPGKRADITVIELGQLHSAPRYRYASDVIYSYLVYTARNTDVRHTLVDGRFLLRDHALLTVDQASVLARAQAIADQIDSFLAQREDNLLSKIVAISGVHSAEIFEVQVKARVEHIEQVLAQLGDPAITITKASQRTQYDTYFSFADPRRGRIRLREDHRSDPGARPEPKYTITLTEPAVHGEYPHAIVISRARYDALADRTLRFYREYFQPDQITAIEKHRRRWRILYQGKDFAVNIDELHNHPTPGPYIEIKSRTWSRRDAAEKADLIGDLLRRFGIDESVLIKHEYAEM, from the coding sequence ATGCCCGATCAGGCAGATCTGCTACTCGTGAATGGCGTCGTGGTCACAATGGACGCGAGCTGGAGCGTATTCGAGCGCGGTGCCGTGGCGGTACGTGGCCGCGACATTATCGCGGTTGGGCCGGCCGAGCAGCTGGCCGCCCGCTACCAGGCCGCCGAGGTGGTCGACTGCGCCGGCTGCGCGATTATGCCGGGGCTGATCAACGCCCACACCCACATCCCCATGAGCCTGCTGCGCGGGCTGGTGGCCGACATCCAGCTCGATGTCTGGCTATTCGGCTATATGTTCCCGGTCGAGAGCACATTTGTCGACCCCAACTTCAGCTATGTTGGCAGCCTGCTGTCGTGCGCCGAGATGATCCGCGGCGGCACCACCACCTTCTGCGACATGTACTACTTCGAAGATCAGGTTGCGCGCGCCGCCGACGAGACCGGGATGCGTGCGATCTGCAGCCAGACGGTGATGCGCATGCCCACGCCCGACGCCGCTTCATACGAAGAGGGCCTGAGCCGGGCGCGCCGCTTTGTGGCCGAGTGGCGCGACCACGGCCGGGTGATCGCGACGATCGCGCCGCACGCGCCCTACACCTGCACCGACGAGATCTACCGCGAGGCGGTGGCACTCTGCCGCGAGTATGGCGTCCCGCTGGTGACGCACCTGTCGGAAACCGCGCGCGAGGTGGTCGAGAGCCGCCAGCAGCGCGGCATGACCCCGATCGCCTACGCCCAGGCCATGGGCGCGTTCGACGTACACTGTATCGGCGCGCACTGCATCCACGCCACCGAAGACGACATCCTGCTGCTGCAGCACCATGGCGCGGGCGCGGTGCCGTGCCCATCGTCGAACCTCAAGCTGGCCAGCGGCGTAGGGCCATACCAGCGCTTCATCGCGGCCGGCGTGAAGACCGGCCTGGGAACCGATGGCCCGGCCTCGAACGACGACCAGGACATGTGGACCGAGATCCACCTGGCCGCGCTGCTGCCCAAAGGCCTCAGCGGCGACCCGACCGTCGTGCCGGCGCGCGAGGCGCTGGCGCTCGCCACATGCCGGGGCGCCCAGGCGATCGGCCTCGAGCAGCTGGTTGGCTCGCTCGAGCCGGGCAAGCGCGCCGACATCACCGTGATCGAGCTTGGGCAGCTGCACTCGGCGCCACGCTACCGCTACGCCAGCGACGTGATCTACTCGTACCTGGTGTACACCGCACGCAATACCGACGTGCGCCACACGCTGGTCGACGGCCGCTTTCTGCTGCGCGACCACGCGCTGCTGACGGTTGACCAGGCCAGTGTGCTGGCGCGCGCGCAGGCAATCGCCGACCAGATCGATAGCTTTCTGGCACAGCGCGAAGACAACCTGCTCAGCAAAATCGTGGCGATCAGCGGGGTTCACTCGGCCGAAATCTTCGAAGTGCAGGTCAAGGCGCGGGTCGAGCATATCGAGCAGGTGCTGGCGCAGCTGGGCGACCCGGCGATCACGATCACCAAGGCCAGCCAGCGCACCCAGTACGACACCTACTTCAGCTTTGCCGACCCGCGGCGCGGGCGGATTCGCCTGCGCGAGGATCACCGCTCGGACCCTGGCGCGCGCCCCGAGCCGAAGTATACGATCACCCTGACCGAGCCGGCCGTCCACGGCGAATACCCGCACGCGATCGTGATCTCGCGCGCGCGCTACGACGCGCTGGCCGACCGGACGCTGCGCTTCTACCGCGAATACTTCCAGCCCGACCAGATCACCGCGATCGAGAAGCACCGCCGGCGCTGGCGCATCCTATACCAGGGCAAAGATTTCGCGGTCAATATCGACGAGCTGCACAACCACCCCACGCCGGGGCCGTATATCGAGATCAAGAGCCGCACCTGGAGCCGCCGCGACGCCGCCGAGAAGGCCGACCTGATCGGCGACCTGCTGCGCCGCTTCGGCATCGACGAGTCGGTGCTGATCAAGCACGAGTACGCCGAAATGTAG
- a CDS encoding flavoprotein, with protein sequence MNDRPSLFIVVTAAGSAQRAGELIDGALALGWATYVVGTPNLELVMPPATLLDRPGAHWIRDYGQAPLDTFPFGSMLIAPCTFNTFNKLALGLADNLATAMVADALGAGRPILIAPSMNPGLWNHPQTRESLGRLRGWGCTVIDPQVSASQVTMATTDTIMSVLRDHLQQITQ encoded by the coding sequence ATGAACGATCGGCCCAGCCTCTTCATTGTTGTTACCGCCGCAGGCTCGGCGCAGCGCGCGGGCGAGCTGATCGATGGTGCGCTGGCGCTCGGCTGGGCGACCTATGTCGTCGGCACGCCGAACCTCGAGCTGGTTATGCCGCCCGCGACGCTGCTCGATCGGCCGGGCGCGCACTGGATCCGCGACTACGGCCAGGCCCCGCTCGATACCTTTCCCTTTGGCAGCATGCTGATCGCGCCATGCACCTTTAACACCTTCAACAAGCTGGCGCTCGGGCTGGCCGACAATCTGGCGACTGCCATGGTCGCCGATGCGCTGGGCGCCGGCCGGCCGATCTTGATTGCCCCGTCGATGAACCCAGGGCTGTGGAACCACCCCCAGACGCGCGAGTCGCTCGGGCGGCTGCGCGGGTGGGGCTGCACGGTGATCGATCCTCAGGTCAGCGCCAGCCAGGTGACCATGGCCACAACCGACACGATCATGTCGGTGTTGCGCGACCACCTCCAGCAGATTACTCAGTAG
- a CDS encoding nucleoside phosphorylase, translating to MPDAPTMYHIACRAGEVGRYVLLPGDPGRVALIASFFDSAKLVAQHREYTTYTGYLDGVMVSVTSTGIGGPSTAIAAEELAQIGADSFIRVGTAGLMQPWMHSGDLVVVTGAVRDEGTSGQYMPPAFPAVAHPDIVQCLRAACAERGVRSHVGLAHSKDSFFGEVDPDRMPLRAQLRQRWEAWVQAGVLCSEMEAATLFVVASVLGKRAGGLMVALTQQQPLDDLCATAVAGLRRLIAHDAMQANL from the coding sequence ATGCCAGACGCACCTACCATGTACCATATCGCCTGCCGTGCCGGCGAAGTCGGCCGCTATGTGCTGCTGCCGGGCGACCCTGGGCGGGTTGCGCTGATCGCGTCGTTCTTCGACTCGGCCAAGCTGGTGGCGCAGCATCGCGAGTACACCACCTACACCGGCTACCTGGATGGGGTGATGGTGTCGGTGACATCGACCGGCATCGGCGGCCCGTCGACGGCCATCGCGGCCGAGGAGCTGGCCCAGATCGGCGCCGACAGCTTCATTCGCGTCGGCACGGCCGGCCTGATGCAGCCCTGGATGCACAGCGGCGACCTGGTGGTCGTTACCGGCGCAGTGCGCGACGAAGGCACCTCGGGCCAATATATGCCGCCGGCGTTCCCGGCGGTGGCGCATCCCGACATTGTGCAGTGCCTGCGCGCGGCCTGTGCCGAACGCGGCGTGCGCAGCCATGTCGGGCTGGCACACTCAAAAGACTCGTTCTTCGGCGAGGTCGACCCCGATCGCATGCCGCTGCGCGCCCAGCTGCGCCAGCGCTGGGAGGCCTGGGTGCAGGCCGGGGTGCTCTGCTCGGAGATGGAAGCCGCCACGCTGTTCGTGGTCGCCAGCGTGCTGGGCAAGCGCGCCGGCGGCCTGATGGTAGCACTAACCCAGCAGCAGCCGCTCGACGACCTGTGCGCGACCGCAGTGGCAGGGCTGCGCCGGCTGATCGCGCACGATGCCATGCAGGCCAACCTATGA
- a CDS encoding amino acid synthesis family protein, giving the protein MIKIRKFVTIVEQVMSEMGQPADKPLRKVAVAAVFNNPYAGRYSEDLSELIAFNPPLGHMLAQQLLKAMGEPIESLGKGALIGLNGDAIHGNACLLGDFANPIREAIGGGLAWIQSTTKRAAPGSMIDIPLAHKDALYVRGNYDTITVHLPDAPHPDELAVIIAAANRGYLNPRLGGLQASEITVRDGLR; this is encoded by the coding sequence ATGATCAAGATTCGCAAGTTCGTGACGATCGTCGAGCAGGTGATGAGCGAGATGGGCCAGCCTGCCGACAAGCCGCTGCGCAAGGTCGCGGTGGCGGCGGTGTTCAACAACCCGTATGCCGGGCGCTACTCCGAGGATCTGAGCGAGCTGATCGCGTTCAACCCGCCGCTCGGGCACATGCTGGCCCAGCAGCTGCTCAAGGCGATGGGCGAGCCGATCGAGAGCCTGGGCAAGGGCGCGCTGATCGGGCTGAACGGCGACGCGATCCATGGCAACGCCTGCCTGCTTGGCGATTTCGCCAACCCAATCCGCGAGGCGATCGGCGGCGGCCTGGCCTGGATTCAGTCGACTACCAAGCGCGCGGCGCCCGGCAGCATGATCGACATCCCGCTGGCGCATAAGGACGCGCTGTATGTGCGCGGCAACTACGACACGATCACCGTTCACCTGCCCGACGCGCCGCACCCCGACGAGCTGGCGGTGATCATTGCGGCGGCGAACCGTGGCTACCTCAACCCGCGCCTGGGCGGCCTGCAAGCCTCTGAGATCACCGTGCGCGATGGCCTGCGGTAG
- a CDS encoding ADP-ribosylglycohydrolase family protein — MTTQSRERLHDHILGSLAAAALGDAMGAATEQHTIDEIVAQYGGLLRELRTPSSDTFSYGNQAGQITDDTSQMFALAQTIIDCDGNLTEQAWLATLIDWSQNSPHRTQMGPTTRPLLQALAAGHDTSAIGRGLSTRKLTSFGASNGAAMRIAPAGLVHPGDIEAAVQLAWITSRPTHDTQIAAAGAGAIAAGVAHALMPGADVFSVVRACLEGARLGEALGIRAGRHVPGPNIARRIELAIEEALRASDLLDAIRRIEASVGNSVMMVESAPAAVGVFVAAAGNVLDTVAAGASIGNDSDTVAAMAGSLAGALRGIGGVPADMFATVKAVNDEDIEAIGAGLTAIAWRNLGGA, encoded by the coding sequence ATGACCACCCAGAGCCGCGAACGCCTGCACGACCACATCCTGGGCAGCCTGGCCGCCGCCGCACTCGGCGACGCAATGGGCGCCGCCACCGAGCAGCATACGATCGACGAGATCGTGGCGCAGTATGGCGGGCTGCTGCGCGAGCTGCGCACCCCCTCATCCGACACATTCTCGTACGGCAACCAGGCCGGCCAGATCACCGACGACACCAGCCAGATGTTTGCGCTGGCCCAGACGATCATCGACTGCGACGGCAACCTGACCGAGCAGGCCTGGCTCGCGACGCTGATCGACTGGTCGCAGAACTCGCCACACCGCACCCAGATGGGGCCGACTACCCGCCCGCTGCTGCAGGCGCTGGCAGCCGGGCACGACACCAGCGCGATCGGCCGCGGGCTCTCGACGCGCAAGCTAACCTCGTTTGGCGCTTCGAACGGCGCGGCCATGCGCATCGCGCCGGCCGGGCTGGTACACCCCGGCGATATCGAGGCCGCCGTGCAGCTGGCCTGGATCACCAGCCGGCCGACCCACGACACCCAGATCGCCGCCGCTGGTGCCGGCGCAATCGCCGCTGGCGTGGCGCACGCGCTGATGCCCGGCGCCGACGTGTTTTCGGTGGTGCGGGCCTGCCTTGAAGGCGCGCGGCTGGGCGAGGCGCTCGGCATCCGCGCGGGCCGGCACGTGCCGGGGCCGAATATCGCGCGGCGGATCGAGCTGGCGATCGAAGAGGCACTGCGCGCCAGCGACCTGCTCGACGCCATCCGGCGGATCGAGGCTAGCGTCGGCAATTCGGTGATGATGGTCGAATCGGCGCCGGCAGCGGTGGGCGTGTTTGTGGCAGCGGCCGGCAATGTGCTCGACACCGTCGCGGCCGGCGCCAGCATTGGCAACGACAGCGATACCGTCGCGGCGATGGCCGGCTCGCTCGCGGGCGCGCTGCGCGGGATCGGCGGGGTGCCGGCCGATATGTTTGCGACTGTCAAGGCAGTGAACGATGAAGACATCGAGGCGATCGGTGCGGGGCTGACGGCCATCGCCTGGCGCAACCTGGGCGGGGCCTAG
- a CDS encoding maleylpyruvate isomerase family mycothiol-dependent enzyme, with the protein MVHQPQPIVVIDLFRPMLDALLDLLGELVEREWSTPVSTGGWTVKQLAQHLLGGDVGILSRQRDAYQPGETPIGGWEQLVALINTLNASWVAATQRLSPRLLRELLAFTGLQVCEYFETLDPAAHGVPVSWAGPEAAPVWLDLAREYTERWHHQQQIRDAVGSPGLKQPHFFAPALDTFVRALPHTYRAVEAPEGQCVALVITGDSGGRWLLRREQQHWRLYAGAHPAADAQVYLDQETAWRLFTKGITRNEAAARAQISGNRVLGGTVLELIAVIA; encoded by the coding sequence ATGGTACACCAACCACAGCCAATCGTGGTGATCGACCTATTTCGACCCATGCTCGATGCACTGCTGGATCTGCTGGGCGAGCTGGTTGAGCGTGAGTGGAGCACGCCGGTATCAACCGGCGGCTGGACGGTCAAGCAGCTTGCGCAGCACCTGCTGGGGGGCGATGTCGGCATTCTATCGCGCCAGCGCGACGCCTACCAGCCAGGCGAGACGCCGATCGGCGGGTGGGAGCAGCTGGTGGCGCTGATCAATACGCTCAACGCCAGCTGGGTGGCCGCGACGCAGCGGCTGAGCCCGCGGCTGCTGCGCGAGCTGCTGGCGTTTACCGGCCTACAGGTCTGCGAGTACTTCGAGACGCTCGACCCGGCCGCGCATGGCGTGCCGGTGAGCTGGGCCGGCCCCGAAGCCGCGCCGGTCTGGCTCGACCTGGCGCGCGAGTACACCGAGCGCTGGCACCACCAGCAGCAGATCCGCGACGCGGTGGGTAGCCCCGGCCTGAAGCAGCCGCACTTCTTCGCACCGGCGCTCGACACCTTTGTGCGCGCGCTGCCCCACACCTACCGGGCCGTCGAGGCCCCCGAGGGCCAGTGCGTTGCGCTGGTGATCACGGGCGACTCGGGCGGCCGCTGGCTGCTGCGCCGCGAACAACAGCACTGGCGGCTGTATGCCGGCGCCCACCCCGCCGCCGACGCCCAGGTCTACCTCGACCAGGAGACCGCCTGGCGGCTGTTTACCAAAGGCATCACCCGAAACGAAGCCGCCGCGCGGGCACAGATCAGCGGCAACCGCGTGCTCGGCGGCACGGTGCTCGAGCTGATCGCCGTGATTGCCTAG
- a CDS encoding ABC transporter ATP-binding protein, whose translation MIKTENLTKRYQNHLAVDRLNLDVRPGEIYGFLGPNGAGKTTTIHMLLGLISPTSGRLLVLGETIGPYDFAFKRQVGVVAEEPIEDSKMSGWELVRFFAGLYGVARPAQRMDELFHMLDLWQVRHGMARDYSRGMRQKLSLIRALIHEPRLLILDEPVSGLDPHGIRQVREIINAYRQSGGTVFISSHILSEIEHSADRIGIVHEGRLLIEDSMAGLRRRLANQQRLTIELDQVAPTLIERLAAAPYIAQVQQEGRQLHLQLRTPDDVRAPISRLISEAGGVIVKMQGDEMSLEEAFVTITSQDVLALAGQPGAR comes from the coding sequence ATGATAAAGACCGAGAATCTCACCAAGCGCTACCAGAATCACCTGGCGGTCGATCGCCTGAACCTCGACGTGCGGCCGGGCGAAATCTACGGCTTTCTCGGCCCCAATGGCGCAGGCAAAACCACGACCATCCACATGCTGCTCGGGCTGATCAGCCCGACGAGCGGCCGGCTGCTGGTACTGGGCGAAACGATCGGGCCGTACGACTTCGCGTTCAAGCGCCAGGTTGGCGTGGTGGCCGAGGAGCCGATCGAGGACTCGAAGATGAGCGGGTGGGAGCTGGTGCGGTTTTTCGCCGGCCTGTATGGCGTGGCCAGGCCCGCGCAGCGCATGGACGAGCTATTCCACATGCTCGACCTATGGCAGGTGCGCCATGGCATGGCCCGCGACTACTCGCGCGGCATGCGCCAGAAGCTCAGCCTCATCCGCGCGCTGATCCACGAGCCGCGCCTGCTGATCCTCGACGAGCCGGTCAGCGGGCTGGACCCGCATGGCATCCGGCAGGTGCGCGAGATCATCAACGCCTACCGGCAATCCGGCGGCACGGTATTCATCTCGAGCCATATTCTGTCGGAGATCGAGCACTCGGCCGATCGGATCGGCATCGTACACGAGGGCCGGCTGCTGATCGAAGACTCGATGGCCGGGCTGCGCCGGCGGCTGGCCAACCAGCAGCGCCTGACGATCGAACTCGATCAGGTCGCGCCCACGCTGATCGAGCGGCTGGCGGCCGCGCCGTACATCGCGCAGGTGCAGCAGGAGGGGCGCCAGCTACACCTGCAGCTGCGCACCCCCGACGACGTGCGCGCGCCGATCTCGCGGCTGATCAGCGAGGCCGGCGGGGTGATTGTGAAGATGCAGGGCGACGAGATGAGCCTCGAGGAGGCGTTCGTCACGATTACCAGCCAGGACGTGCTGGCGCTTGCCGGCCAGCCGGGGGCACGCTAA
- a CDS encoding NAD(P)-dependent oxidoreductase, producing the protein MHVAVTGGAGHIGRAIVDELVSQGHHVIVGDRQLAPDLPAPARQVDLEDLGHALSLLDGCDAVVHAAAIPRPGGCPDQLLFRTNMMMLFNVLEACRLLGIKRFVWTSSMSVLGYPFNYRPIVPRYLPLDEQHPHDPQDPYALSKSLGEQLVASYAARCGLAAISLRIVWAHTPATFQRDLLPFWQNPAAGAANLWSYVDTRDCGRAARLALVGPAEGHHACFVSAADTCMPIPTRELVAAYMPGAPVPATALPAYGALFDIRGARALLGFEPRYGWESYGLGTRAELVAQ; encoded by the coding sequence ATGCACGTTGCCGTCACCGGCGGCGCCGGCCACATTGGCCGTGCGATTGTCGACGAGCTGGTGAGCCAGGGCCACCACGTGATCGTCGGCGATCGTCAGCTCGCACCCGACCTGCCGGCCCCCGCCCGCCAGGTCGATCTTGAAGATCTCGGCCACGCGCTAAGCCTGCTCGATGGCTGCGACGCGGTGGTGCATGCCGCTGCCATCCCGCGGCCGGGCGGCTGCCCCGACCAGCTGCTGTTCCGCACGAATATGATGATGCTGTTCAATGTGCTCGAGGCCTGCCGGCTGCTTGGCATCAAGCGCTTCGTGTGGACCTCGAGCATGTCGGTGCTGGGCTACCCGTTCAACTATCGCCCGATCGTGCCGCGCTACCTGCCGCTCGACGAGCAGCACCCGCACGATCCGCAAGATCCCTACGCGCTCTCGAAATCGCTCGGCGAGCAACTGGTGGCCAGCTACGCCGCACGCTGCGGGCTGGCGGCGATCAGCCTGCGGATCGTCTGGGCGCATACCCCGGCCACCTTTCAGCGCGACCTGCTGCCGTTCTGGCAGAACCCGGCCGCCGGCGCCGCCAACCTGTGGAGCTACGTCGACACGCGCGACTGCGGGCGCGCGGCCCGGCTTGCGCTGGTCGGCCCGGCCGAGGGCCACCACGCCTGCTTCGTCAGCGCCGCCGACACATGCATGCCCATCCCCACTCGCGAGCTGGTGGCCGCGTACATGCCGGGCGCGCCCGTGCCGGCTACAGCGCTACCGGCCTATGGTGCGCTGTTCGACATTCGCGGCGCGCGCGCGCTGCTCGGCTTCGAGCCGCGCTACGGCTGGGAAAGCTACGGCCTGGGCACGCGCGCCGAGCTGGTCGCGCAGTAG
- a CDS encoding creatininase family protein has protein sequence MLEVANATWPEVQQRLARPAVAVIAIGALEQHGPHLPLATDTIMAEAVAHRLAGDIGALLLPPIAYGDAWNNRGFPGTLSLAPATVRAIVGDIGRGLHAAGLRALIVVNGHFGNREPIALAARELHDSLGFALLALDYPDLERLAAQICTSAPAAPSFYHADELETSIMLALAPATVHMERAAAEYPQFPPTYGAEPIMLHTFCRSGVFGDPTQASAAKGQRLLDGIAAACLRVATAFMARLGLAE, from the coding sequence ATGCTCGAGGTAGCCAACGCAACCTGGCCCGAGGTGCAGCAGCGGCTGGCGCGGCCGGCAGTCGCGGTGATCGCGATCGGCGCGCTCGAGCAGCACGGCCCGCACCTGCCGCTGGCCACCGACACGATCATGGCCGAGGCTGTGGCGCACCGGCTGGCCGGCGATATCGGCGCGCTGCTGCTGCCGCCGATCGCCTACGGCGACGCCTGGAACAATCGCGGGTTCCCCGGCACGCTCTCGCTGGCCCCGGCGACTGTGCGGGCGATCGTCGGCGACATTGGCCGCGGGCTACACGCCGCCGGCCTGCGCGCGCTGATCGTGGTGAATGGCCACTTCGGCAACCGCGAGCCGATCGCGCTGGCCGCGCGCGAGCTGCACGATAGCCTGGGCTTTGCGCTGCTCGCGCTCGACTACCCGGATCTCGAGCGGCTGGCCGCGCAGATCTGCACCAGCGCACCAGCCGCGCCCTCGTTCTACCACGCCGACGAGCTCGAGACCTCGATCATGCTGGCGCTGGCGCCCGCCACCGTCCACATGGAGCGCGCCGCCGCCGAGTATCCGCAGTTCCCGCCCACCTACGGCGCCGAGCCGATCATGCTGCATACGTTTTGCCGCAGCGGCGTATTTGGCGACCCGACCCAGGCCAGCGCGGCCAAGGGCCAGCGCCTGCTCGACGGTATCGCCGCAGCCTGCCTGCGCGTCGCTACTGCGTTTATGGCCCGGCTAGGCCTGGCCGAGTAG